One part of the Thermococcus radiotolerans genome encodes these proteins:
- a CDS encoding 2-oxoglutarate ferredoxin oxidoreductase subunit delta, with product MADVEGKTVVERSDYLVTGKAEGIVEIDVDTFLCKGCGICVEMCPRKVFEWSKELSEKGVHYPVPVHAEKCVKCKLCELLCPDFAIAIRW from the coding sequence ATGGCAGATGTCGAAGGGAAAACCGTGGTCGAAAGGTCTGACTACCTCGTTACCGGCAAGGCGGAAGGAATCGTTGAAATTGACGTGGACACTTTTCTGTGCAAGGGCTGTGGCATTTGCGTCGAGATGTGCCCGAGAAAAGTCTTTGAATGGAGCAAGGAGCTCAGCGAGAAGGGTGTCCACTACCCCGTCCCGGTTCACGCCGAGAAGTGCGTCAAGTGTAAGCTCTGCGAGCTTCTCTGCCCGGACTTCGCCATAGCCATAAGGTGGTGA